A stretch of Rhizobium glycinendophyticum DNA encodes these proteins:
- a CDS encoding response regulator has translation MTGHSIILVLEDQPLISMELESLISDAMLGEAVTMTSCEAASRWLEKNTPETAVLDVGLGDGDSRAVAEILIQRGVPFVVHTARERDSEPNCCVFQRGTWVPKLSDPDDLITAISLALETATRGSISR, from the coding sequence ATGACGGGCCATTCCATTATTCTGGTTCTTGAGGATCAACCGCTCATCTCGATGGAGCTCGAATCCTTGATCTCCGACGCAATGCTCGGCGAGGCCGTGACCATGACCAGCTGCGAAGCGGCGTCACGCTGGCTGGAAAAGAACACGCCAGAGACGGCGGTGCTCGACGTCGGCTTGGGGGACGGCGATTCCCGGGCCGTGGCGGAGATCCTGATTCAGCGCGGCGTGCCCTTCGTCGTGCACACCGCCCGTGAACGTGACAGCGAGCCCAACTGCTGCGTCTTTCAGCGCGGCACGTGGGTGCCGAAGCTGTCTGATCCCGATGACCTGATCACGGCCATCAGCCTGGCGCTGGAAACCGCGACACGTGGTTCGATTAGCCGATAG
- a CDS encoding Crp/Fnr family transcriptional regulator, translating to MPVQEHPRHRNKLLARLPDGERIAIEPHLEALALDKDYCIAAVDTEISHVYFLDEGIGSMVVVSPEGHRAEAGMFGSEGFAPVPPAVLSSLSLHEVVIQSAGSGRRMSVQALWGLASSCPSLMSLMTRASHNLATQVSFTALSNAVHQVDERLARWLLMAHDRVETNEIYITHEYISLMLAVRRPSVTTALHILEGNQMIRSERGVITIRDRPALEEFARDAYGKPEAEYRHLFGQG from the coding sequence ATACCCGTGCAGGAACACCCCCGCCATCGCAACAAGCTGTTGGCGCGGCTGCCAGACGGCGAGCGGATCGCCATCGAACCGCATCTCGAAGCGTTGGCGCTCGACAAGGACTATTGTATTGCCGCCGTCGATACCGAGATCAGCCACGTCTATTTTCTGGATGAGGGGATCGGCTCGATGGTCGTGGTCTCGCCGGAAGGGCATCGGGCGGAAGCCGGCATGTTCGGCAGCGAGGGCTTCGCTCCGGTCCCGCCCGCCGTGCTTTCAAGCCTCAGTCTGCACGAAGTGGTCATTCAGTCCGCCGGTAGCGGTCGTCGTATGTCGGTCCAGGCTTTGTGGGGCCTTGCTTCCTCCTGCCCGTCGCTGATGAGCCTGATGACCCGAGCCTCGCACAATCTCGCCACCCAGGTTTCTTTTACGGCGCTCTCGAACGCCGTCCATCAGGTGGACGAACGTCTGGCTCGTTGGTTGTTGATGGCGCATGACAGGGTCGAGACGAACGAGATCTACATCACCCACGAATACATATCGCTGATGCTGGCCGTCCGCCGCCCGAGCGTCACGACCGCGTTGCATATTCTGGAGGGCAATCAGATGATACGCTCCGAGCGGGGCGTGATCACGATCCGGGACCGGCCGGCACTGGAGGAGTTCGCCCGCGATGCCTATGGAAAGCCGGAGGCAGAGTATCGCCATTTGTTCGGGCAGGGCTGA
- a CDS encoding zinc-dependent alcohol dehydrogenase, which produces MRALVWHGKEDIRCDQVSDPEIEEPRDAIIKVTSCAICGSDLHLFHNFIPAMMPGDIVGHETMGEVVEVGSGMNGKLKKGDRVVIPFTITCGECDQCRRGNFSVCERSNRKKELADKVFGHATGGLFGYTHLTGGYPGGQAEYLRVPYADSTHIKVPDSMSDEQALFLSDILPTGWQAAVQCDIEPTDTVVVWGCGPVGQMAIRSAVLLGAAQVVAIDYLPERLSMAEAGGAVTINFKEESVIERLNDLTHGKGPEKCIDAVGMESHVSTSHPDSLMDRAMQMMLMENDRPHVLREMIYVCRPGGIISIPGVYSGLIDKLPLGMAMNKGLSFRMGQTHVKRWTDDLVRRIEEGQLDPSFVITHTAGLEDGPEMYKVFRDKQDSCIKVVLKP; this is translated from the coding sequence ATGCGCGCATTGGTTTGGCACGGCAAAGAGGACATCCGGTGTGATCAGGTTTCGGATCCCGAGATCGAGGAACCCCGGGATGCCATCATCAAGGTGACGAGTTGCGCGATCTGCGGGTCGGACCTGCATCTCTTTCACAATTTCATTCCCGCCATGATGCCCGGCGACATCGTGGGCCACGAGACCATGGGGGAGGTGGTCGAGGTGGGCTCCGGCATGAACGGCAAGTTGAAGAAGGGCGACCGTGTGGTCATTCCCTTCACCATCACCTGCGGCGAATGCGACCAGTGCCGGCGCGGCAATTTCTCCGTTTGCGAACGGTCTAACCGCAAGAAGGAACTGGCGGACAAGGTGTTTGGTCACGCGACCGGCGGTCTCTTTGGCTATACGCATCTGACCGGCGGTTATCCGGGCGGGCAGGCGGAATATCTGCGTGTGCCCTATGCCGACAGCACCCATATCAAAGTGCCCGACAGCATGAGCGACGAACAGGCGCTGTTCTTGAGCGACATTCTCCCGACCGGATGGCAGGCGGCGGTGCAATGCGACATCGAGCCCACGGATACCGTGGTGGTCTGGGGCTGCGGGCCGGTCGGCCAGATGGCGATCCGCAGCGCCGTGCTGCTCGGTGCCGCCCAGGTGGTGGCGATCGACTATCTGCCGGAGCGTCTCTCCATGGCGGAAGCCGGCGGCGCTGTTACCATCAACTTCAAGGAAGAGAGCGTCATCGAGCGGCTGAACGATTTGACCCATGGCAAGGGGCCGGAGAAATGCATCGATGCTGTCGGCATGGAGAGCCATGTCTCGACGAGCCATCCGGACAGCCTGATGGACCGCGCCATGCAGATGATGCTGATGGAAAACGACCGGCCGCATGTGCTGCGCGAGATGATCTATGTCTGCCGACCCGGTGGCATCATTTCCATTCCGGGCGTCTATAGCGGCCTGATTGACAAGCTGCCGCTCGGCATGGCGATGAACAAGGGGCTGAGCTTCCGTATGGGCCAGACGCATGTGAAGCGCTGGACGGATGATCTGGTGCGCCGGATCGAGGAGGGGCAGCTCGACCCATCCTTCGTCATCACCCACACCGCTGGCCTAGAAGACGGGCCGGAGATGTACAAGGTGTTCCGCGACAAGCAGGACAGCTGCATCAAGGTCGTCCTGAAGCCGTAA
- a CDS encoding GNAT family N-acetyltransferase: protein MGYTRRGWLYVEMLFISERLRGQRMAGRLLAMAEKEAKVRGCIGTYIDTVNPVARRTYERAGLECSAGSKILQAATISAG from the coding sequence GTGGGTTACACTCGACGCGGTTGGCTCTATGTGGAAATGCTTTTCATATCCGAACGCCTGCGCGGCCAGCGCATGGCCGGCCGGCTTTTGGCAATGGCGGAGAAGGAAGCAAAGGTCCGCGGCTGCATCGGCACTTATATCGACACGGTCAACCCGGTTGCCCGCCGAACCTACGAGCGGGCGGGCCTTGAGTGTTCGGCCGGATCGAAAATTTTGCAGGCGGCAACGATATCTGCTGGCTGA
- a CDS encoding GNAT family N-acetyltransferase yields MKNFGLVYLTEDASHDAVIELINEEAFGPGRHTRAAARIREQGPHDRSLSYICADNGETIASVRMTPVMAGGVKGHLLGPLAVRPSHKNRGIGRELVRIAIESARRKGSEGVILIGDPPYYMPLGFEKVAYKALDFPGPVDPNRVLVVPLVDGVHERLKGVIAWRDCKAVAAEPSVLEAAQTDKVYASA; encoded by the coding sequence ATGAAAAATTTCGGGCTTGTCTACCTCACCGAGGATGCGTCGCATGACGCGGTCATCGAACTCATCAACGAAGAAGCCTTTGGCCCTGGCCGGCACACGCGTGCGGCTGCCCGCATCCGTGAGCAGGGGCCGCATGACCGGTCGCTTTCCTATATCTGCGCCGATAATGGCGAGACGATCGCCTCGGTGCGCATGACACCTGTGATGGCCGGTGGGGTGAAAGGGCATCTGCTTGGACCGCTTGCCGTCAGGCCTTCCCACAAGAACCGCGGCATCGGCCGTGAACTCGTGCGGATCGCAATCGAATCGGCTCGGCGCAAGGGTTCCGAGGGTGTGATCCTGATCGGCGACCCGCCCTATTACATGCCGCTGGGCTTCGAGAAGGTGGCCTACAAGGCGCTGGATTTTCCGGGGCCGGTTGATCCGAACCGGGTGCTGGTGGTGCCGCTGGTAGACGGCGTGCACGAGCGGCTGAAGGGCGTGATTGCCTGGCGGGATTGCAAGGCCGTGGCGGCGGAGCCGTCGGTCCTTGAGGCCGCGCAAACAGACAAGGTCTACGCATCCGCCTGA
- a CDS encoding glutathione S-transferase family protein: MGRLVDGIWQDVWYDTKSTSGHFKRADASFRNWVTADGAPGPTGTGGFKAEAGRYHLYVSYACPWAHRTLIFRALKGLKDLITVSVVDPLMLSNGWEFHDREGATIDHLFGSDFLWQVYVKAAPTFSGRVTVPVLWDKQTNTIVSNESSEIIRMFNSAFDGLTGSTLDMHPQDLHVEIDEINTRIYDTVNNGVYKAGFATTQEAYESAVYPLFETLDWLEERLTDRRYLFGARVTEADWRLFTTLVRFDPVYVGHFKCNIRRIADYPALSAYLRDLYQTPGVAETVEMRHIKHHYYRSHTMINPTGVVPVGPQLNLTAPHDRERLGA, encoded by the coding sequence ATGGGCAGGCTGGTGGACGGCATCTGGCAGGACGTCTGGTACGATACGAAGTCGACCTCGGGCCATTTCAAGCGGGCGGATGCGAGCTTCCGCAACTGGGTGACGGCGGATGGCGCACCGGGTCCAACCGGCACAGGCGGCTTCAAGGCCGAGGCCGGCCGCTACCATCTCTATGTCTCCTATGCCTGCCCCTGGGCGCATCGCACGCTGATCTTCAGGGCATTGAAGGGCCTCAAAGACCTGATCACGGTTTCGGTCGTCGATCCCTTGATGCTGTCCAACGGCTGGGAATTTCACGACCGCGAGGGTGCCACCATCGACCACCTCTTCGGCTCGGATTTCCTCTGGCAGGTCTATGTTAAGGCCGCCCCGACCTTTTCCGGCCGCGTCACGGTTCCGGTGCTGTGGGACAAGCAGACGAACACGATCGTCTCGAACGAGAGCTCCGAAATCATCCGCATGTTCAATTCGGCTTTTGACGGATTGACCGGTTCCACGCTCGACATGCACCCGCAAGATCTCCACGTAGAGATCGACGAGATCAACACGCGCATCTACGACACAGTCAACAACGGTGTTTACAAGGCCGGTTTCGCGACCACGCAGGAAGCATACGAGAGCGCCGTCTATCCGCTGTTCGAGACGCTCGACTGGCTGGAAGAACGCTTGACCGACCGGCGCTATCTCTTCGGTGCCCGCGTCACCGAAGCGGACTGGCGGCTGTTCACCACACTAGTTCGCTTTGACCCGGTCTATGTCGGCCACTTCAAGTGCAACATCCGCCGCATCGCAGACTATCCGGCACTCTCGGCCTATCTGCGCGATCTCTACCAGACGCCGGGTGTGGCCGAAACGGTCGAGATGCGCCACATCAAGCATCACTATTATCGCAGCCACACCATGATCAACCCGACCGGGGTCGTGCCCGTCGGACCGCAGCTCAACCTCACGGCCCCTCACGACCGCGAACGCCTCGGCGCCTGA
- a CDS encoding NUDIX domain-containing protein, which translates to MRLLHVYFAMSRGMTLGVRAACFDAEGRVFLVRHTYVPGWHLPGGGVERGETALAALVKELREEGNLEMTGPPSLVQVYFNGRISGRDHVLLYRVDAAQTAPRGADREIAECGFFDLAHLPETTTEATRRRLAELTGEAELSTYW; encoded by the coding sequence GTGCGACTTCTGCATGTCTATTTTGCCATGAGCCGCGGGATGACGCTGGGTGTCCGCGCCGCCTGCTTTGATGCTGAGGGTCGCGTGTTTCTGGTGCGACATACCTATGTGCCGGGTTGGCATTTGCCAGGCGGTGGCGTGGAGCGCGGCGAGACGGCGCTTGCAGCGCTGGTGAAGGAGTTGCGTGAAGAGGGCAATCTGGAAATGACCGGGCCGCCCAGCCTCGTCCAGGTCTATTTCAATGGCCGGATCAGTGGGCGCGACCATGTGCTGCTCTACCGCGTGGATGCCGCGCAGACGGCACCGCGTGGCGCCGACCGGGAGATTGCCGAATGCGGCTTCTTTGATCTGGCCCATCTGCCGGAAACCACTACGGAAGCGACACGGCGACGCCTCGCCGAATTGACCGGCGAGGCGGAGTTGTCGACTTACTGGTAG